One genomic window of Tribolium castaneum strain GA2 chromosome 10, icTriCast1.1, whole genome shotgun sequence includes the following:
- the LOC661244 gene encoding major facilitator superfamily domain-containing protein 12 isoform X2: MEVSSQHLLSNEYTEVYRRLPLKLQLAYGVGHVLNDVCASMWFTYLLVFFHLVLQFNNWQAGFMLLVGQVADAVSTPFVGFHSDQSDNFWLCRYGRRKTWHLIGTVCVLVTFPFIFSPCIGCSGSHQWAQIFYYCVFISIFQFGWASVQISHLSLIPELTPNEHDRTKLTAIRYCFTVVSNLLVYVITWGILHISSGEESKIGPGDAPKFQHVVWTGLSLGILCSVIFHVFVKEEGALGSSDVRGTSLRTPIADILRSVEVYQVAVVYMSTRLFVNLSQVFIPLYLHETLDMAASALALIPLIMFIGSFVTSMTIEKLNRCFGRRLSYILGVLMGLAACIWIKWGSGDQFKSSQIHIIAVLIGAGGSITLVTSLGITADLIGDKTSSGAFVYGIMSFTDKLANGIAVVIIQDLHKDPSNTGYYRDVLTYVCGGSALLGALAVISFLKKVRGGYENVPNYNSINSDVLPVATEDIQPSLIS, translated from the exons ATGGAAGTTAGCAGTCAACACTTGCTAAGTAACGAATACACGGAAGTTTACCGCCGCCTGCCCTTAAAACTGCAACTTGCCTACGGTGTGGGGCACGTTTTGAACGATGTGTGCGCGTCGATGTGGTTCACCTATTTACTCGTGTTTTTCCACCTGGTTTTGCAGTTTAATAACTGGCAGGCGGGTTTTATGCTCCTCGTTGGCCAG GTCGCAGACGCTGTCTCCACCCCCTTTGTGGGGTTCCACTCCGACCAGTCCGACAATTTCTGGCTGTGCCGATACGGAAGACGGAAAACGTGGCATTTGATCGGCACTGTGTGCGTCTTAGTCACCTTTCCCTTCATTTTTTCGCCCTGTATAGGCTGCTCTGGGAGCCACCAATGGGCCCAAATTTTTTACTACTGCGTTTTCATCTCGATTTTTCAGTTCGGGTGGGCCTCCGTGCAAATTTCGCATCTCTCGCTCATACCCGAACTAACGCCAAATGAGCACGATCGCACCAAACTCACCGCGATTAG ATATTGCTTTACCGTCGTTTCGAATCTTTTAGTATATGTGATAACGTGGGGCATTTTGCACATAAGTAGCGGCGAGGAGTCGAAAATCGGGCCTGGGGATGCCCCCAAGTTCCAGCACGTGGTGTGGACGGGCCTCAGTCTGGGTATTTTGTGTTCGGTGATATTTCATGTTTTTGTGAAAGAGGAGGGCGCCCTTGGAAGCAGTGATGTCCGAGGGACGTCGCTACGAACCCCAATTGCGGATATTTTACGCTCAGTTGAAGTGTATCAAGTCGCAGTTGTGTACATGTCAACTCGACTTTTCGTCAATTTGAGCCAAGTTTTTATCCCTTTGTACCTCCACGAGACGCTGGATATGGCAGCGAGCGCTTTGGCTCTAATCCCCTTAATTATGTTTATCGGAAGTTTCGTAACTTCGATGACAATTGAGAAATTGAATCGCTGTTTTGGTCGGAGGTTGTCGTACATTTTGGGGGTTTTGATGGGGCTTGCGGCTTGTATTTGGATCAAGTGGGGTTCTGGTGATCAATTTAAGTCGTCTCAGATTCACATAATCGCTGTTTTGATTG GGGCCGGTGGTTCCATAACTCTAGTTACTAGTCTAGGCATAACCGCGGATCTTATTGGTGATAAGACAAGTAGTGGTGCTTTCGTATACGGAATCATGAGCTTCACTGATAAGCTCGCCAACGGGATCGCCGTCGTGATCATCCAAGATTT GCACAAGGATCCGTCAAATACTGGATATTACCGAGACGTGCTGACATACGTGTGTGGAGGGTCGGCGCTTCTTGGAGCTTTGGCTGTGATATCTTTCCTTAAGAAAGTGAGAGGAG GATATGAAAACGTCCCTAATTACAACAGTATTAACTCGGACGTACTCCCGGTCGCCACGGAAGATATACAACCGTCTCTTATTTCAtag
- the LOC661244 gene encoding major facilitator superfamily domain-containing protein 12 isoform X1, whose product MEVSSQHLLSNEYTEVYRRLPLKLQLAYGVGHVLNDVCASMWFTYLLVFFHLVLQFNNWQAGFMLLVGQVADAVSTPFVGFHSDQSDNFWLCRYGRRKTWHLIGTVCVLVTFPFIFSPCIGCSGSHQWAQIFYYCVFISIFQFGWASVQISHLSLIPELTPNEHDRTKLTAIRYCFTVVSNLLVYVITWGILHISSGEESKIGPGDAPKFQHVVWTGLSLGILCSVIFHVFVKEEGALGSSDVRGTSLRTPIADILRSVEVYQVAVVYMSTRLFVNLSQVFIPLYLHETLDMAASALALIPLIMFIGSFVTSMTIEKLNRCFGRRLSYILGVLMGLAACIWIKWGSGDQFKSSQIHIIAVLIGAGGSITLVTSLGITADLIGDKTSSGAFVYGIMSFTDKLANGIAVVIIQDLHKDPSNTGYYRDVLTYVCGGSALLGALAVISFLKKVRGDPLGYENVPNYNSINSDVLPVATEDIQPSLIS is encoded by the exons ATGGAAGTTAGCAGTCAACACTTGCTAAGTAACGAATACACGGAAGTTTACCGCCGCCTGCCCTTAAAACTGCAACTTGCCTACGGTGTGGGGCACGTTTTGAACGATGTGTGCGCGTCGATGTGGTTCACCTATTTACTCGTGTTTTTCCACCTGGTTTTGCAGTTTAATAACTGGCAGGCGGGTTTTATGCTCCTCGTTGGCCAG GTCGCAGACGCTGTCTCCACCCCCTTTGTGGGGTTCCACTCCGACCAGTCCGACAATTTCTGGCTGTGCCGATACGGAAGACGGAAAACGTGGCATTTGATCGGCACTGTGTGCGTCTTAGTCACCTTTCCCTTCATTTTTTCGCCCTGTATAGGCTGCTCTGGGAGCCACCAATGGGCCCAAATTTTTTACTACTGCGTTTTCATCTCGATTTTTCAGTTCGGGTGGGCCTCCGTGCAAATTTCGCATCTCTCGCTCATACCCGAACTAACGCCAAATGAGCACGATCGCACCAAACTCACCGCGATTAG ATATTGCTTTACCGTCGTTTCGAATCTTTTAGTATATGTGATAACGTGGGGCATTTTGCACATAAGTAGCGGCGAGGAGTCGAAAATCGGGCCTGGGGATGCCCCCAAGTTCCAGCACGTGGTGTGGACGGGCCTCAGTCTGGGTATTTTGTGTTCGGTGATATTTCATGTTTTTGTGAAAGAGGAGGGCGCCCTTGGAAGCAGTGATGTCCGAGGGACGTCGCTACGAACCCCAATTGCGGATATTTTACGCTCAGTTGAAGTGTATCAAGTCGCAGTTGTGTACATGTCAACTCGACTTTTCGTCAATTTGAGCCAAGTTTTTATCCCTTTGTACCTCCACGAGACGCTGGATATGGCAGCGAGCGCTTTGGCTCTAATCCCCTTAATTATGTTTATCGGAAGTTTCGTAACTTCGATGACAATTGAGAAATTGAATCGCTGTTTTGGTCGGAGGTTGTCGTACATTTTGGGGGTTTTGATGGGGCTTGCGGCTTGTATTTGGATCAAGTGGGGTTCTGGTGATCAATTTAAGTCGTCTCAGATTCACATAATCGCTGTTTTGATTG GGGCCGGTGGTTCCATAACTCTAGTTACTAGTCTAGGCATAACCGCGGATCTTATTGGTGATAAGACAAGTAGTGGTGCTTTCGTATACGGAATCATGAGCTTCACTGATAAGCTCGCCAACGGGATCGCCGTCGTGATCATCCAAGATTT GCACAAGGATCCGTCAAATACTGGATATTACCGAGACGTGCTGACATACGTGTGTGGAGGGTCGGCGCTTCTTGGAGCTTTGGCTGTGATATCTTTCCTTAAGAAAGTGAGAGGAG ACCCTTTAGGATATGAAAACGTCCCTAATTACAACAGTATTAACTCGGACGTACTCCCGGTCGCCACGGAAGATATACAACCGTCTCTTATTTCAtag
- the LOC661244 gene encoding major facilitator superfamily domain-containing protein 12 isoform X3: MEVSSQHLLSNEYTEVYRRLPLKLQLAYGVGHVLNDVCASMWFTYLLVFFHLVLQFNNWQAGFMLLVGQVADAVSTPFVGFHSDQSDNFWLCRYGRRKTWHLIGTVCVLVTFPFIFSPCIGCSGSHQWAQIFYYCVFISIFQFGWASVQISHLSLIPELTPNEHDRTKLTAIRYCFTVVSNLLVYVITWGILHISSGEESKIGPGDAPKFQHVVWTGLSLGILCSVIFHVFVKEEGALGSSDVRGTSLRTPIADILRSVEVYQVAVVYMSTRLFVNLSQVFIPLYLHETLDMAASALALIPLIMFIGSFVTSMTIEKLNRCFGRRLSYILGVLMGLAACIWIKWGSGDQFKSSQIHIIAVLIGAGGSITLVTSLGITADLIGDKTSSGAFVYGIMSFTDKLANGIAVVIIQDLHKDPSNTGYYRDVLTYVCGGSALLGALAVISFLKKVRGALSRPFRI; encoded by the exons ATGGAAGTTAGCAGTCAACACTTGCTAAGTAACGAATACACGGAAGTTTACCGCCGCCTGCCCTTAAAACTGCAACTTGCCTACGGTGTGGGGCACGTTTTGAACGATGTGTGCGCGTCGATGTGGTTCACCTATTTACTCGTGTTTTTCCACCTGGTTTTGCAGTTTAATAACTGGCAGGCGGGTTTTATGCTCCTCGTTGGCCAG GTCGCAGACGCTGTCTCCACCCCCTTTGTGGGGTTCCACTCCGACCAGTCCGACAATTTCTGGCTGTGCCGATACGGAAGACGGAAAACGTGGCATTTGATCGGCACTGTGTGCGTCTTAGTCACCTTTCCCTTCATTTTTTCGCCCTGTATAGGCTGCTCTGGGAGCCACCAATGGGCCCAAATTTTTTACTACTGCGTTTTCATCTCGATTTTTCAGTTCGGGTGGGCCTCCGTGCAAATTTCGCATCTCTCGCTCATACCCGAACTAACGCCAAATGAGCACGATCGCACCAAACTCACCGCGATTAG ATATTGCTTTACCGTCGTTTCGAATCTTTTAGTATATGTGATAACGTGGGGCATTTTGCACATAAGTAGCGGCGAGGAGTCGAAAATCGGGCCTGGGGATGCCCCCAAGTTCCAGCACGTGGTGTGGACGGGCCTCAGTCTGGGTATTTTGTGTTCGGTGATATTTCATGTTTTTGTGAAAGAGGAGGGCGCCCTTGGAAGCAGTGATGTCCGAGGGACGTCGCTACGAACCCCAATTGCGGATATTTTACGCTCAGTTGAAGTGTATCAAGTCGCAGTTGTGTACATGTCAACTCGACTTTTCGTCAATTTGAGCCAAGTTTTTATCCCTTTGTACCTCCACGAGACGCTGGATATGGCAGCGAGCGCTTTGGCTCTAATCCCCTTAATTATGTTTATCGGAAGTTTCGTAACTTCGATGACAATTGAGAAATTGAATCGCTGTTTTGGTCGGAGGTTGTCGTACATTTTGGGGGTTTTGATGGGGCTTGCGGCTTGTATTTGGATCAAGTGGGGTTCTGGTGATCAATTTAAGTCGTCTCAGATTCACATAATCGCTGTTTTGATTG GGGCCGGTGGTTCCATAACTCTAGTTACTAGTCTAGGCATAACCGCGGATCTTATTGGTGATAAGACAAGTAGTGGTGCTTTCGTATACGGAATCATGAGCTTCACTGATAAGCTCGCCAACGGGATCGCCGTCGTGATCATCCAAGATTT GCACAAGGATCCGTCAAATACTGGATATTACCGAGACGTGCTGACATACGTGTGTGGAGGGTCGGCGCTTCTTGGAGCTTTGGCTGTGATATCTTTCCTTAAGAAAGTGAGAGGAG CACTTTCCAGACCCTTTAGGATATGA